The sequence below is a genomic window from Oncorhynchus nerka isolate Pitt River linkage group LG7, Oner_Uvic_2.0, whole genome shotgun sequence.
gtgtttgggatcattgtcatgctgaaagacccagccacgtttcatcttcaatgcccttgctgatggaaggaggttttcactcaaaatctcacgatacatggccccattaattctttcctttacacggatcagtcgtcctggtccctttgcagaaaaacagccccaaagcatgatgtttccacccccatgcttcacagtaggtgtgGTGTtcgttctttggatgcaactcagcattctttgtcctccaaacacgacgagttgagtttttaccaaaaagttatattttggtttgatctgaccatatgacattctcccaatcttgttctggatcattcaaatgctctctagcaaacttcagacgggcctggacatgtactggcttaagcaggtggacacgtctggcactgcaggatttgagtcactggcggcgtagtgtgttactgatggtaggctttgttactttggtcccagctctctgcaggtcattcaccaggtccccccgtgtggttctgggatttttgcattttgaccccacggggtgagatcttgcgtggagccccagatcgagggaggttatcagtgatcttgtatgtcttccaattcctaataattgctcccacagttgatttcttcaaaccaagctgcttacctattgcagattcagtcttcccagcctggtgcaggtctacaattttgtttatggtgtcctttgacagctctttggtcttggccatagtggagtttggagtgtgactgtttgaggttgtggacaggtgtcttttataccgataacaagttcaaacaggtgccattaatacaggtaacgagtggaggacagaggagcctcttaaagaagaagttacaggtctgtgagagccagaaatcttgcttgtttgtaggtgacaaaatacttattttccaccataatttgcaaataaattcattaaaaatcctacaatgtgatattctggatttttctttctcattttgtctgtcatagttgaagtgtacctatgatgaaaattacaggcctctctcatctttttaagtgggagaacttgcacaattggtggctgactaaatacttttttgccccactgtataattcTCCACATTTTAATGTCAGTTTTATTGAGGACTTTTTCCTCCCATAACAGAAGCACGCAAGGGAGGTTCATAACTTCCATTTCAAATTTCCAGCCCTCGAGACCCTAGAACTGAATATGGGTTAAACACTTCGCTTGTAACGGTTTATAAGCAAAGTCGACAAAGTCGAATGGAATTTAATCCACCTCCGAGCAAATATATCTAATGCGACTATAGTTGTTTTCCAGTGCTTTTTCACTGTTATTTCTTGATGCGCATCAGTTCTAGCTTGTTAATGTTTTATGGAAAAGGGATTGGTAAAAAAGAGGTCTCCATAAGGACAATCTAAATGTCCTACAACTGGTAAAAAGTTGTCACAATTGCACGCGTTCTGCTCTGTCTTCACTCACTCGACTAGTGCACTCGGCTGCCTGCTGCAGCGCTCTCAACACACTCTCAGAcacccctccagccctccccatcaggCCCACACAGACACCGCAACAGCCTGCTTCACTGCCTGATAGTCAACAGCATCAGGTCacagtgaaataaataaaaaaaattaagagAAATGTCATAGCGGCTGCAGTGCAACTTAGAAGTAGCCCAAAAACCCGCAACCAATACAATTTCACCCACAACATTgtttttcaaagtagcccaatTTGTGGAAAACCGTGGCCATGGCAACTCTGCTCCAGGCATACTCAAGCAAATGCTCAGTATTTGAAATTGAGGTCTGGTGCTGACACCTTGCCAAATGTTATGATGAAAGAATAGGCTGGTCACCCCATCACAGCATTTGATTATAGATTGGTATTCAATGCTGTGAGTTTTAAATTACATTTCCACTTTACCCACATTCTGTGGCagtgtgaatgaatgaatggtgAGGTGAATAGACAAAGGTTGAGTTGACCGTGAGAACCCTATGCCCTTAGGAAGCTGCTGAGAGCGTGGGTCCAGTGGATGATGGGACTGAGAGTCTTTGTGATGTCCCTAGTCTGTCAGAGGAAGTCACAGGTACCTGATCTCAAACTTACAATGATACGGTTTCCCTATGCTTTCTGTGGTGTATTCTGTTGTTGTCCAAATGTATAGATGTTGCATAATGAACTTGTGTGGATGTTGTTCATGTTATGTTATTAATGTTTTGTTGGATGCTGTTCCAGGGGCCACTGTGGAGTCTAAGCCAAGTGACCCGGAGACTCCAGTACAAACAGTTCTGTCAGAGGAGGGCCAACAGGTCTGTACTGTGAGTCCCTGATGAACACAATGCTTTCTGAGGGTATCGTTCTCACAGCATAATCTTTCATAATACAACGTTCAAAATGGTGTCTTATGCTATATGGCATATGATGTCTATGGTTATAACTCATTATTACCAATTACTATAAAGGTTTGTGCTTTTATTCTCTTCTGATTCCCAGGTTTGCCAGGAAACAACTCCTGATATCTGCGAGGGCCCTGTCCCCTCCATCCCTACCCTGTTAAGCCCATCCCCGTCTAGCCATGCGCCCCTTGACCCTGACCTGGCGAGTCAACCTGAACCCCCCATTATCCATGATATGGTAACCAGCTCCCCCACTGACAATGAGCAACTCGCTGCCATGCCCTTTGTCACTCATGTCGACATGGTTGTGCCACTGAATGTTCCCTTCACAGAACCACCCCCCTCAGAGGTTGAGCCTGAGTTAAGCCCTGTCCATGAGAGCTCCACCCTTGATACCCACACTGTTCCAGGCCCTGTATCTGAGAGTCTTGCCCTAGAAACTAGTGCCGAATCTGACATAAGCATTCACACAGACTCTCTCACCCCAACGGGCTCCCAATCTGACACTGTCACTGATATTGGCCCCCTCCCAGAGAGCTCTGAGGAGCCTCTAAGCCCTGCCCCAGAACCCCATGCTGTTCCAGAAAGCCCAGACCCTGATGGTCCTCCTCCAGAGACCATTGGTTCAGAGGAGGCAGCAGAAGATCCAGCAGTGGAAAAGGAGGAGACTGAATTGCCTGAAAAAGTGACTGATATACCAAAGGAAGACGGTATGGATTTGTACACTAGGTTGGAAATCAGTCAACATTTTCTGAGATATGGCATACAATTAACCCTAGAACAACATGGTTTCTCATCCTACAAGTACCTGATAAAGAATGTTGTCTGGTGTCTCCTTTAGTCTACGCATCAGATTCACCTACTGGGTTGTAATCAAACTAAATAAATACCATTGTACAAAATAATAATTTGATTGACTGTAGTCAATCTGTAAGAATATTTCGTTTATATTGAATATTTGTATATTTTTAAGTACATAACATGCACCTACAAATGTGTTCTTTATTATTCTACAAAGGTCTACTGCAACACATTTTATTTGTACATTTGATGAGTAATAGAATACAATCCAGTTAAAATTTTGCCATAAACACCAATGGTTGATAAATAATGCAAAACAGAAATGTGAAAGAAAATCAACATCAGAATCAGATGAAGACCTCACATTGTCATCGCCATAGTCGATTTCAGGATTAGTATCCGGTCCTCCATCCGACTCCGGCTCAtccaaataaaaaaaaacacatggGTGTTAACACACCCCGACTCATTGAACAGTTACAAAAACAACATTTGCGCTAGAATTACACACAAGATATATCTACATTCAGAGCATTCTACCATCTAACACTTTTGTATAAAATGTTCAATAGCTTTAGTGCATGATTTTATTTCATTTAGCTTATCATCGATctttctgttattcttgtctgtTCCTCTGCTAGAATCTCCCAGTAGCTTTGACTTTGGAAGAGCTGACACGAGTTCTGAGGAAGGAGTTGCTCTGAGGAGGAGATATGTGGCACCAGAAATGACATCGGAAGATGAAGAGGTGGAGTTCAAAatggcagagaggaaagagaagggcTTCTCTATGAACACATGCATTGTGTGTGCCCTTGTCCTGCTCTGTCTAgggtccctcttcctctctggtgagTTCAACCTAAACCAGATTTTGCTAGTTTAATCTTTTTCCATTTCTTTTCTTATGGAATGGACATtttttaatacacacacacacacactgaacaatgCATCAATTTCATTCTTATGATAAAATGTATGACTTAATGCattcggaagtattcagaccccttgactttttccacattttgttacagccttattctaaaactgattcaagattttttttcttcttatcaGTCTACACatcaataccctataatgacaaagtgaaaacaggtttttagaaatgtttgcaaatgtattaaatataaaaaacagataccttatttacacaagtattcagaccctttgctatgagacttgtaatcgagctcaggtgcatcctgtttccattgatcatccttgagatgtttctacaacttgattggtgtccatctgtggtcaattcaattgattggacattatttggaaaggcacacctgtctatgtaaggacccacagttgacagtgcaagtcagagcaaaaaccaagccatgaggtcgaaggaattgtctgtagagctccgagacgacaggattgtgtcgagtcatagatctggggaagggtaccaaaagctttcttcagcattgaaggtcccctagaacacagtggcccacatcattcttaaatggaagaagtttgaaaccaccaagactcttcctagagctggccgcccggccaaactgagcaattgaggGAGAacagccttggtcagggatgtgaccaagaacccgaaggTCACTCTGAAagcgctccagagttcctctatggagatggaagaacctttcaAATAGTCAGAGATTGTGCCAATGACCAAATTACTTCCCAACAATGTATGCTCTGGTAGAGTAGTTAAAAATGGGCTTTGCCTTTTGGATGATCAAATATATGCAGGTGTGTTGATATACGTTACATAAGTTTGGAAAATGTGGTTTGATGTACTGTTTTCTTTTTTGACAGATGACTCGGATGAGCTGAGTGGGAAAGAACAAAACCAGGTCTGTTGCTCTATCCTACCTTCTCCGTCATCGTCACTTTCAACGATGTTGTATTGGGATGGAAGTTAAAGGAACTGGACAAACTTAGAGATAAGAATGTGTAATGGAATGATATAAAAAGGGGCATGCCCCGGGATGCTGCCTAGAcatcaacaatgtctacactgtatttctgatcaatttgttattttaatggacaaaaaattcgctatacatttaaaaacaaggacatttctaagtgaccctaaacttttgaacggtagtgtatataatgcTGTGTTGATTGTCTGTGATTTGTATTCTGCTGGACAGGACTGGCTAAACGATCCTCAGGAGATGAAGGAGCTTTTGGATAAACTGGCACAAGAAAATCTGCAAATCTCCCAGTTAGAAACACAACTCCAGGTCAGCCCATGAACCATATCATTTTTTTCGGAATGGCTGTGTAACCCGACTTTTTCAGGATCTCCAGTCCGCTGGACTAGAAGATCCAGAGCTTCCGACGCCTCTACGCATGTGTATATTCTCTACTTTACGGGCAGAGAACAGGCTACTCGGACGAATGGTGCTCGTGctcactattgtaaagtggctgttccactggatgtcttaaggtgaacgcaccaatttgtaagtcgctctggataagagcgtctgctaaatgacttaaatgtaaatgtaaatgttttaataaaGTTGGATCAAAGCTGAATTAATGTCTTCAAGATCACGTTCTGATGACAGTATTCCACATAACAGAATAAATCATTACTATTATATTTGTTTCTGTTTTGTAGAATACTGTGATCATTATGTGATCTTGCAGACATTGATTCAGTATTTAACGAGCACCATTCACCTGAGCAGCCTGTTCTCTGCGCGTAGAGAAAATACACATGCGCAAAACATGAtccacacatcaaatcaaattttattggtcacatacacatggttagcagatgttaatgcgaatgtagagaaatgcttgtcaCACGCAGAAGCTTAGGGAAGCTCCGGATCTTTGGACTAAAAGATCCTACCTTACTAAGAATAAAGCAACGTTTTCCCCTCTCTGTTACATGCCCATAAAGAGGAACTTGACAAATTACAATTTCAATCCCACTTCGTAATGCAACATTTTTCAAAAGTATAAGCTCTGTATCTAGTAATCATCTGCAGACGTCATTGCAACAGGGAGTTCTGTTTCGTCCTGCAGCGCAGAGGACCTGAGGTGTAACGCAACTGTAAATGTGTTAATAATTTGAAAACTGAGATGAGACCAGTTGAGAGCTGACACATGACCATTCAAGATCAGGAATGCAATACAGACCGCAATGCCTTCAGTCTTTTTATATTGGGAATCAACTTAGTCAAGTGCCTCGGCGCCTGTCGGGCCTATACAAAGACTTTGAGGCTCTATGGCTAAGATGTGCTGTACCAACAGGTTGTTTCTCTGATCTGGATGACTAGGTCAGGAGAAAAATAAGAAATGGCAGTGTTAGCTTTTATGATTGCTAATTCTCACTCGTTCAAGGACAAATCCTGTCTCACCCTTGAATACTGTGACCATTATGTGATCTTGCAGACATTGATTCAGTTTTGATCTAACTTTATGAAATGAGCACCATTCGCCTGAGTAGCCTGTTTTCTGCGCATAAAGTAGAGAATATACACATGCGCCGGAGCTTCGTAAAGCTCAGGATCTTTGGACTAAAACATCCTGAAAAAGTCTGATCCACAGTCTATTATTATGTCCTACCTTCCTAGAAATAAAGCAACATTTTCCCCTCTCTGTTACAGGCCCATAAAGAGGAACTTGACTCCGTCCTAAATGCAGGATCCGCAAAGGGTAATGAAAACGGAAAAGGAGATCTGGAGCAAGAAAATGATATGAAGGAAGAGCTGTCATCCCTGCCTGGCCTGAAGGAGGAGCTGGAGTCGCTGAGGGCCAGAGTGACCGAACTGTCCCAAATCACAGAAGGTACAGTATTTTCATTTCACTGTGAACACATTGTTATTCATTAGTCTTTCTTCCATTGATAATATCCATCATTTGTTTGATAATCTATAAATATGTCAGTATTTTTCGAGTAAGGCAGTTCATTCAGGAAGTAAATGGACATTCCAGTGACTTCTAAATAAACTGAAAACTAGAAGCAATTTATTTCAAAagtttaaaatgttttatgttaaaaatgttttattcaaATCAATTCCTAAATTGACTGCCTTCAATTTGAATTTACCCCAACCCTGATCAAAGTGAACTGTATGGTTCAGTGGAGGTTTAATTACTGTTGTGAATCTCTTTAACATGCATGTAACATAATTCTCTGGTATGGTAGCTGAATGCTGTAACTGTAACTAATTCACTTTTGTACATTGCGCTGTTCTGtacatttgacctttattttagcgcccccaaaaacgtaatacttccaggtcaactgtaatatgaataccattgtaaagcacaatttatCCCCTTtccgggtggggaagcgaaagcTACTGCGTCATAGTGAAAGGGGGAGATATGTCGTGTGGGGAACCGGCTTTTTTCACATGATTTGTCCAACATatcacctctaaaatgtaaataaaacactatataaagagtttatataatgtctcATTACATACATAGGGCGGCGCTAAATTTATCTTCACAATTAAACTGGGTGTCATGGTTTTTGAGTCATGAAGGTTCGCAGTGTTTACGCGAAAATTAACAATTGATTGAATTAACTATTGATGAATTCACAAGTAAATAACTTCACACTCACCATTgatcatttcttgtttttaatctGCGAGAGAagcgctacacctggtggagagaggctgtatgacacagaaTGCGTTGCATTATGCTGCTGTACGTTACGTCGTGACACATCACACTTTAACGTACAGCATCAGAGGGTTCAGTTAGTATTGgtccattaccatgtcaatcaatGCTGAATCCAAACTTAGTTCACACCCTGGATTTTGATGCCAACattcgctacagtcccattagttttcattgcaGTCTTTTTTGAATGCCGCGATTGCCCTCATATGTACGGAACGGAGTTAGCTACCGGTAACTCACTGATTTTTGTTCTGATATGTCTACCTCAGCCAACAAGGAAACACCCCCACCTCCCTCAAGCTCAACTCCACCCCCTACTGGTCAACCTGGGATTAGCAACCAGAGTAGCACCACAGCAGGGCCCGAAAAGAGGAGGGTTCCGAGAGAGGGGGCCAGGGTGAAGGAAGAGCTTCAGAGGCAGAAGGTGCTGTTGGAGGAAAGCAGGAAGAGACTGGAGGGGATGAAGAAGGATGGTGGGTATAAGAAGGATGGTGGGTACCAGAAGACGGTGAGGGAGAGCCTGGCTGAGATCCAGAAGAGGCTCAGTGAGCAGGTGGAGAAGATGGGGAACAGGATTGAGGGCAAGAAGAAGCCAAGGGAGAGCGGGAACAAGAGGGACGGGAGGAAAGCCAAGGACAACAGCAAAGACCACTGGAAAAAGGAGAAgaaggagtggaagggagagaaagactggAAACACTGCAAAGACAAGAATGCGTGCGGATGGAAAGAGAAAGACAAGAGGAAGGACAGGGACTGGAAGGCAAACAAACAAAACTCTCATAAAGAGGCCTGGAGGAAATCCCAGGATgagtgggagagaaagaagaaTGAGCGCAGGATGGACAGGGATAAAAGAAAGCAGGAGAGGCCCTGGCAGTCCAGGAAAGACTACAAGAAAGAGTCCAATCATCACCATCAACAAGACTCCAACCATCAGCAgcaacatcaccaccaccaccagacccACCAGTATGACCACACCAGCTTCTGGAAGCACCAGGAGGAGAAACTTGGACGCAACGTTCGCCCCCTGGCGGGCTGTAGCGGTGTTGAGGACTGCGCTAGCCAGGAAGGGCTCTTTCCTGTGGAACTGTCTGAATTCGAGGAGTTATTAGACGGCTACCTGAGCAAGCTGGAGAGGGCTACGCCGGACAGCAAAGCCGAGATTCAGAAGTTGGTCGGCATGTTTTTTCAAGACGGTGTGTTCGTCCATGACAAAGTTCTCTTCAGTGACTTCGCTGAAGATGTGGCGGACATTTTAGAGGACATGGCAGACATCTTGGAGGTTGATGGGCAGGATGATGAAGCCCTGGAGGAGGCGATGGAGGAGTTTGAGCGAGAAGCTTTGTGGAAGTTTGCAGCCACTGCATAGATAGAAATTAACCAGACAAATGGAACACCAAGATACAGCAATGGTATTACATGGTGGTTAACAGCAGGTGTTGTTGCCTTTGAAGGGATTCCTGCATGAGAAGGAGTGATCTTGCATCTCGTAAACATGTCCCTAGCTCTGCATCTAATTAGCTGAAGTCATTCTTGTCTGTTGGGAATCAGTTGTTACCTGCCTGTGTCATGACTTCAATGTCAAGGCCTACATATTGACAGTTATGTGGAGTTGATTTACCTATAGTGTTTGGCACTTATAACATTGAATGTCACAATTCAAGATCAAAACAAATATACAGCAACTCTTTGCTCCCACAACTGAATCCTATCAGTCTCTTCGCCGTTATTATGGTTAGGATCAGATCTAGTTGAACCGGTTTTGTCGGCTCTGTTAGCTTCTGTTGTATCAGCTCTGCAAACATACAGTGCTGTGTAGGCGCTTGTCCCTTAGTGCTCGGTTTCTGGTTTTCACTAATTGTCTTACCCTTTTGAGTATAACTGTCAGTGAAAGCAGAACATTCTGGAACAATttaaagttttaatgtcacatgcacaagtacagtgaaatgcctttcttgcaaactcaataccccacaatgcaataatcaataacaatgtattattagaaaaaaacaataataggAAATATGAAGTACACAATTAAgcaagcatactatatacaggaaatatTTTAAAGTCAGATCCAATACCATATTTTACATGTGCAGGTATACTGGAGGAATGGAGGTAGACCAGTATAGTGG
It includes:
- the LOC115131786 gene encoding pre-B-cell leukemia transcription factor-interacting protein 1-like isoform X1 — its product is MSDSSSTGSSRSGSSTNSWTMLSPEEAAESVGPVDDGTESLCDVPSLSEEVTGATVESKPSDPETPVQTVLSEEGQQVCTVCQETTPDICEGPVPSIPTLLSPSPSSHAPLDPDLASQPEPPIIHDMVTSSPTDNEQLAAMPFVTHVDMVVPLNVPFTEPPPSEVEPELSPVHESSTLDTHTVPGPVSESLALETSAESDISIHTDSLTPTGSQSDTVTDIGPLPESSEEPLSPAPEPHAVPESPDPDGPPPETIGSEEAAEDPAVEKEETELPEKVTDIPKEDESPSSFDFGRADTSSEEGVALRRRYVAPEMTSEDEEVEFKMAERKEKGFSMNTCIVCALVLLCLGSLFLSDDSDELSGKEQNQDWLNDPQEMKELLDKLAQENLQISQLETQLQAHKEELDSVLNAGSAKGNENGKGDLEQENDMKEELSSLPGLKEELESLRARVTELSQITEANKETPPPPSSSTPPPTGQPGISNQSSTTAGPEKRRVPREGARVKEELQRQKVLLEESRKRLEGMKKDGGYKKDGGYQKTVRESLAEIQKRLSEQVEKMGNRIEGKKKPRESGNKRDGRKAKDNSKDHWKKEKKEWKGEKDWKHCKDKNACGWKEKDKRKDRDWKANKQNSHKEAWRKSQDEWERKKNERRMDRDKRKQERPWQSRKDYKKESNHHHQQDSNHQQQHHHHHQTHQYDHTSFWKHQEEKLGRNVRPLAGCSGVEDCASQEGLFPVELSEFEELLDGYLSKLERATPDSKAEIQKLVGMFFQDGVFVHDKVLFSDFAEDVADILEDMADILEVDGQDDEALEEAMEEFEREALWKFAATA
- the LOC115131786 gene encoding pre-B-cell leukemia transcription factor-interacting protein 1-like isoform X2 translates to MSDSSSTGSSRSGSSTNSWTMLSPEEAAESVGPVDDGTESLCDVPSLSEEVTGATVESKPSDPETPVQTVLSEEGQQVCQETTPDICEGPVPSIPTLLSPSPSSHAPLDPDLASQPEPPIIHDMVTSSPTDNEQLAAMPFVTHVDMVVPLNVPFTEPPPSEVEPELSPVHESSTLDTHTVPGPVSESLALETSAESDISIHTDSLTPTGSQSDTVTDIGPLPESSEEPLSPAPEPHAVPESPDPDGPPPETIGSEEAAEDPAVEKEETELPEKVTDIPKEDESPSSFDFGRADTSSEEGVALRRRYVAPEMTSEDEEVEFKMAERKEKGFSMNTCIVCALVLLCLGSLFLSDDSDELSGKEQNQDWLNDPQEMKELLDKLAQENLQISQLETQLQAHKEELDSVLNAGSAKGNENGKGDLEQENDMKEELSSLPGLKEELESLRARVTELSQITEANKETPPPPSSSTPPPTGQPGISNQSSTTAGPEKRRVPREGARVKEELQRQKVLLEESRKRLEGMKKDGGYKKDGGYQKTVRESLAEIQKRLSEQVEKMGNRIEGKKKPRESGNKRDGRKAKDNSKDHWKKEKKEWKGEKDWKHCKDKNACGWKEKDKRKDRDWKANKQNSHKEAWRKSQDEWERKKNERRMDRDKRKQERPWQSRKDYKKESNHHHQQDSNHQQQHHHHHQTHQYDHTSFWKHQEEKLGRNVRPLAGCSGVEDCASQEGLFPVELSEFEELLDGYLSKLERATPDSKAEIQKLVGMFFQDGVFVHDKVLFSDFAEDVADILEDMADILEVDGQDDEALEEAMEEFEREALWKFAATA
- the LOC115131786 gene encoding pre-B-cell leukemia transcription factor-interacting protein 1-like isoform X3, coding for MPEPSIVSQEAAESVGPVDDGTESLCDVPSLSEEVTGATVESKPSDPETPVQTVLSEEGQQVCTVCQETTPDICEGPVPSIPTLLSPSPSSHAPLDPDLASQPEPPIIHDMVTSSPTDNEQLAAMPFVTHVDMVVPLNVPFTEPPPSEVEPELSPVHESSTLDTHTVPGPVSESLALETSAESDISIHTDSLTPTGSQSDTVTDIGPLPESSEEPLSPAPEPHAVPESPDPDGPPPETIGSEEAAEDPAVEKEETELPEKVTDIPKEDESPSSFDFGRADTSSEEGVALRRRYVAPEMTSEDEEVEFKMAERKEKGFSMNTCIVCALVLLCLGSLFLSDDSDELSGKEQNQDWLNDPQEMKELLDKLAQENLQISQLETQLQAHKEELDSVLNAGSAKGNENGKGDLEQENDMKEELSSLPGLKEELESLRARVTELSQITEANKETPPPPSSSTPPPTGQPGISNQSSTTAGPEKRRVPREGARVKEELQRQKVLLEESRKRLEGMKKDGGYKKDGGYQKTVRESLAEIQKRLSEQVEKMGNRIEGKKKPRESGNKRDGRKAKDNSKDHWKKEKKEWKGEKDWKHCKDKNACGWKEKDKRKDRDWKANKQNSHKEAWRKSQDEWERKKNERRMDRDKRKQERPWQSRKDYKKESNHHHQQDSNHQQQHHHHHQTHQYDHTSFWKHQEEKLGRNVRPLAGCSGVEDCASQEGLFPVELSEFEELLDGYLSKLERATPDSKAEIQKLVGMFFQDGVFVHDKVLFSDFAEDVADILEDMADILEVDGQDDEALEEAMEEFEREALWKFAATA